Proteins co-encoded in one Brassica oleracea var. oleracea cultivar TO1000 chromosome C4, BOL, whole genome shotgun sequence genomic window:
- the LOC106342584 gene encoding bZIP transcription factor 17-like: MSQSITEEPPPPSSDSFSIPPFDDQFHHQTPIGELMSDLGFPIDGDFELTFDGMEDVYLPAENETFLIPGNQEQFGDFTPESEGSGDCLPKDADKSKSATPLSSQGSGNCGSDVSEGTTVVDQKVKVEATTTSVTKRKKEEIEEDMSDESRNSKYRRSGEESAVTGEEDEKKKARLVRNRESAQLSRQRKKHYVEELEEKVRHMHSTITDLNGKISFFMAENATLRQQLGGSGMCPPPPMGMYPPMAPMAYPWMPCPPYMMKQQGSQVPLIPIPRLKPQNPMGSSKGKSKKSETKTKKVASISVLGLVFCLFLFGALAPVVNVNYGGISGAFYGNYRSNYVTDQIYSQQHRNRVLDTSRSSCAGSGVSNISAPPGNGSEPLVASLFVPRNDKLVKIDGNLIINSILASEKAVASRKASESSERKAADPAVVTKDYHPALPLPEVGKVEDMAKHLYRSRAQKQRALSSGAADTLKDQIKTKAANGEMQQWFREGVAGPMFSSGMCTEVFQFDVSSTSGAIIPASPAANVSAEHSKNATDTHRRKNRRTLRGLPIPLPGSDFNFTKEHQRNSSSKEIKPASSMVVSVLVDPREGGDGDIDGMIGGPKSLSRVFVVVLVDSAKYVTYSCVLPRSGAPHLVTT, encoded by the exons ATGTCTCAATCAATCACCGAGGAGCCGCCGCCGCCCTCCTCCGATTCGTTCTCAATCCCTCCCTTCGACGACCAATTTCACCATCAGACCCCGATCGGCGAGCTAATGTCCGATCTAGGGTTCCCGATCGACGGCGATTTCGAGCTCACTTTCGACGGCATGGAGGATGTCTACCTTCCCGCCGAGAACGAGACGTTCCTCATCCCCGGTAACCAAGAGCAGTTCGGAGATTTCACGCCGGAGTCGGAAGGCTCCGGCGATTGCCTCCCCAAAGACGCCGATAAGAGTAAGAGCGCTACTCCGTTGTCGTCTCAGGGGTCGGGTAATTGCGGCTCCGACGTCTCCGAAGGCACTACCGTGGTGGATCAGAAGGTGAAGGTGGAGGCGACGACGACGTCTGTGACCAAGAGGAAGAAGGAGGAGATCGAGGAGGATATGAGCGACGAGTCGAGAAACAGTAAGTACAGGAGATCGGGAGAGGAGAGCGCCGTCACAGGCGAAGAAGACGAGAAGAAGAAGGCGAGGCTCGTTAGAAACCGAGAAAGCGCGCAGCTTTCGAGGCAGAGGAAGAAGCATTACGTTGAGGAGCTTGAGGAGAAGGTTAGGCATATGCATTCCACTATCACCGACCTCAACGGGAAGATATCGTTTTTCATGGCTGAGAATGCGACTTTAAGGCAGCAGCTAGGTGGGAGTGGGATGTGTCCTCCGCCTCCGATGGGAATGTATCCTCCGATGGCGCCAATGGCTTACCCGTGGATGCCTTGTCCTCCTTATATGATGAAGCAGCAGGGGTCTCAAGTGCCTTTGATTCCTATTCCTAGGTTGAAGCCTCAGAATCCTATGGGATCGTCCAAGGGGAAGAGTAAGAAGAGTGAGACCAAAACCAAGAAGGTTGCGAGTATTAGTGTTTTGGGCCTTGTGTTTTGTCTGTTTTTGTTTGGTGCTTTGGCTCCAGTTGTGAACGTTAATTACGGTGGGATTAGTGGTGCTTTTTATGGGAACTATAGGTCTAATTACGTTACTGATCAGATTTATAGCCAGCAGCATAGGAATAGGGTTTTGGATACATCTCGTAGTAGTTGTGCTGGTTCTGGGGTTTCTAATATATCTGCACCTCCTGGGAACGGTAGCGAGCCTCTGGTTGCATCGCTCTTTGTTCCGAGGAATGACAAGCTTGTGAAGATTGATGGGAATTTGATTATTAATTCTATATTGGCTAGTGAGAAAGCGGTGGCTTCACGTAAGGCTTCTGAATCGAGTGAGAGGAAAGCTGCTGACCCGGCGGTGGTTACTAAAGATTATCACCCTGCACTGCCTCTGCCTGAGGTGGGGAAGGTCGAGGATATGGCTAAGCATCTCTATAGATCCAGGGCTCAAAAGCAGAGAGCTTTATCCTCTGGCGCTGCTGATACTCTGAAAGATCAGATCAAAACGAAAGCAGCTAATGGTGAAATGCAGCAATGGTTTCGTGAAGGTGTTGCAG GGCCAATGTTTAGCTCAGGGATGTGCACTGAAGTGTTTCAGTTCGATGTCTCATCAACCTCCGGAGCCATCATACCTGCATCTCCAGCAGCCAACGTCTCTGCTGAACACAGTAAGAACGCCACAGACACGCACAGGAGAAAGAACAGAAGAACCCTTCGTGGCCTCCCCATTCCACTCCCGGGATCAGACTTCAACTTCACCAAAGAGCACCAAAGAAACAGCTCTAGCAAAGAAATCAAGCCCGCTTCATCAATGGTTGTGTCAGTGCTCGTTGATCCTAGAGAAGGTGGTGATGGAGATATCGATGGGATGATTGGTGGACCAAAATCACTGTCCCGAGTTTTTGTTGTCGTGCTTGTGGACAGTGCAAAGTATGTTACCTACTCTTGTGTCCTACCTCGATCAGGAGCTCCTCATCTTGTGACCACTTAA
- the LOC106342585 gene encoding protein PLANT CADMIUM RESISTANCE 10-like encodes MKEKGHYVPPSYTPLIKSEDADAEVSTTPNLEGADSGGTKGDPIQWSSGICACFDDTQSCFIGLFCPCYVFAKNAEFLGSGTFAGPCLTHCISWSLVNTIYCFATSGLLLSLPGCFVSCYTYGYRRSLRAKYNLEEAPCGDFATHFFCHLCAICQEYREIRERGSSSPDTKMAITDAPLPQTMESAN; translated from the exons ATGAAAGAGAAGGGACATTACGTGCCTCCTTCTTACACTCCGTTAATTAAGTCAGAGGATGCTGATGCAGAAGTATCCACCACACCGAATCTAGAAGGTGCTGATTCTGGAGGCACAAAGGGTGATCCCATACAGTGGTCGTCTGGTATATGCGCTTGCTTTGACGACACACAGAGCT GTTTTATAGGTTTGTTCTGTCCATGTTATGTCTTTGCCAAAAACGCAGAGTTCTTGGGGTCTGGAACATTTGCAGGACCCTGCTTAACCCATTGCATTTCGTGGTCGTTAGTCAACACCATCTACTGCTTTGCAACCAGTGGCTTATTACTAAGTCTACCTGGATGCTTTGTGTCATGTTATACTTACGGTTACCGCAGATCGCTAAGAGCCAAGTACAATCTAGAG GAGGCTCCTTGTGGTGACTTTGCAACACACTTCTTCTGTCACTTGTGCGCCATTTGCCAAGAGTACAGAGAGATCCGAGAACGTGGCTCGAGTTCTCCCGACACGAAGATGGCTATTACCGATGCCCCTTTGCCTCAAACCATGGAATCAGCTAACTGA